A portion of the Intestinibacillus sp. Marseille-P6563 genome contains these proteins:
- a CDS encoding sigma-E processing peptidase SpoIIGA, producing MRVIYLDVLAGVNLAMDYLILCATARLSGTFATRPRLLLGAAGGAGYAVLSCLPGLELLSSLPIQGLAGLAMVRLAFGGRRAAELARLTLLFWLISCACAGGALALGQVSDASFFAGGGYYIDVPLRVVAATAVLCWVLTGFVFRGQAGDGVRGRQTARVRLEFAGQTAEFTLLVDSGNELADPVSGRPALVLDRRAAARVLPVEAAVPLAGLTSGNAPAVLAALPGACRGRFQLLPYRAVGKESGLLLAFRPDQASRDGKPWAGLAAISPAQVAGGRYEGLIGL from the coding sequence ATGCGGGTCATCTATCTGGACGTACTGGCTGGGGTCAACCTGGCGATGGATTATCTGATCCTGTGCGCAACGGCGCGGCTGAGCGGCACCTTTGCCACCCGGCCCCGGCTGCTGCTGGGTGCTGCGGGCGGCGCGGGGTATGCAGTCCTCAGCTGCCTTCCCGGGCTGGAGCTGCTGTCCAGCCTGCCCATCCAGGGGCTGGCCGGGCTTGCGATGGTCCGTCTGGCTTTCGGCGGCCGCCGGGCCGCCGAACTGGCCCGTCTGACGCTGCTGTTTTGGCTGATCTCCTGCGCCTGCGCGGGCGGCGCACTGGCCCTCGGCCAGGTGAGCGACGCTTCTTTTTTCGCCGGCGGCGGCTACTATATCGACGTGCCGCTGCGCGTGGTCGCGGCGACGGCCGTGCTGTGCTGGGTACTGACCGGGTTTGTGTTCCGCGGGCAGGCTGGAGACGGCGTCCGCGGGCGGCAGACCGCCCGGGTCCGGTTGGAATTTGCCGGGCAGACGGCTGAATTTACCCTTCTGGTCGACAGCGGCAACGAACTGGCCGACCCGGTCAGCGGGCGGCCCGCGCTGGTGCTCGACCGGCGGGCCGCGGCCCGGGTGCTGCCAGTCGAAGCGGCCGTGCCACTGGCCGGACTGACCTCGGGCAACGCACCGGCCGTTCTGGCCGCCCTGCCGGGGGCCTGCCGGGGCCGGTTCCAGCTTTTGCCCTACCGGGCGGTCGGGAAAGAGAGCGGTCTGCTGCTCGCTTTCCGTCCCGACCAGGCGTCGCGGGACGGAAAGCCCTGGGCCGGGCTGGCGGCCATCTCGCCCGCCCAGGTGGCGGGCGGACGATACGAAGGACTCATCGGACTATGA
- the sigE gene encoding RNA polymerase sporulation sigma factor SigE, giving the protein MLFQWLHKLLLRLGLRREDGIYFIGGGEVLPPPMKPEEEARTLEALQAGESWARDKLIEHNLRLVVYIARKFENTSVGVEDLISIGTIGLIKAVGTFKPDKKVKLATYASRCVENEILMHLRKVSGQRAEVSFDEPLSSDWDGNELLLSDILGTEPDSVMRPIEDDVDRELLRRALTRLPPREMRIIAMRFGLGGRDSLTQKEVADRLGISQSYISRLEKRIIARMKKDILKWV; this is encoded by the coding sequence ATGCTTTTCCAATGGTTACACAAACTTCTCCTCCGACTCGGGCTGCGGCGGGAGGACGGCATCTACTTCATCGGCGGCGGTGAAGTACTTCCCCCGCCGATGAAGCCCGAGGAAGAAGCCCGTACGCTGGAAGCCCTGCAAGCCGGGGAAAGCTGGGCGCGCGACAAGCTGATCGAACACAATCTGCGGCTGGTTGTCTATATCGCGCGCAAATTCGAAAACACGAGCGTCGGGGTGGAGGACCTCATTTCCATCGGCACCATTGGCCTCATCAAAGCCGTGGGCACCTTCAAGCCGGACAAGAAAGTCAAGCTGGCGACCTATGCCTCGCGCTGTGTGGAAAACGAGATCCTCATGCACCTGCGCAAGGTATCCGGCCAACGCGCCGAGGTATCGTTTGACGAGCCGCTTTCGTCCGACTGGGACGGCAACGAACTACTGCTATCCGACATTTTGGGCACCGAACCGGACAGCGTCATGCGTCCCATCGAGGACGATGTGGACCGCGAACTGCTGCGCCGGGCGCTCACCCGCCTGCCGCCCCGCGAAATGCGCATCATCGCCATGCGGTTCGGACTGGGCGGCAGGGACAGCCTGACCCAAAAGGAGGTCGCCGACCGACTGGGCATTTCGCAGTCCTATATCTCCCGCCTGGAAAAGCGCATCATCGCGCGGATGAAAAAAGATATCCTCAAATGGGTGTGA
- a CDS encoding MATE family efflux transporter, giving the protein MAQENKMGVMPTGPLLWSMSIPVMLSMLVSALYNIVDSMFIARISDDALTAVSLCFPVQLLMIALATGIGVGLNVLLSQALGAGDRTSADRIAGNGIFLSLVCWGLFAVIGWFGSTPFLALFTKKAAILSMGTDYLRVCTLFSCGVFLLFTAERLMQATGKTVYHMIIQCIGAVINVVLDPILIFGLLGAPALGVKGAAIATVIGQCTAMAIGFLLNYKLNHDVHFSVAALRPDKTIVRRMCRIGLPAAAVQALSTAMTAGMNAILMPLSSSAVGFFGVYYKLQNFLYMPLYGLTNTMVPIIGYNLGAKKYDRIRGVTRNAVLFALGIMWVGSLLFLLFPHALLALFGEEGLRFTGGVLAIRIIALSFLPSAITLTLCGVLQGLGRSGTALLAAALRQLVLLLPAAWLLGLVGFPVLWFAFPLAEIVTLPIAWLLSRRVFREIPGL; this is encoded by the coding sequence ATGGCGCAGGAAAATAAAATGGGGGTTATGCCCACCGGGCCGCTGCTGTGGTCCATGTCCATCCCAGTGATGCTGTCCATGCTGGTCAGCGCGCTCTATAATATAGTAGACAGCATGTTCATCGCGCGCATCAGCGATGACGCGCTCACGGCGGTCAGCCTCTGTTTTCCCGTGCAGCTGCTCATGATCGCGCTGGCGACCGGCATCGGCGTAGGGCTCAATGTGCTGCTCAGTCAGGCGCTGGGCGCTGGGGACCGTACCTCGGCCGACCGCATTGCGGGCAACGGCATTTTCCTTTCGCTGGTATGCTGGGGGCTGTTTGCGGTGATTGGATGGTTTGGCAGTACGCCGTTTTTGGCACTGTTTACCAAAAAGGCCGCCATCCTGTCCATGGGCACCGACTATCTGCGCGTATGCACCCTCTTTTCCTGCGGGGTGTTCCTGCTGTTCACCGCCGAACGGCTCATGCAGGCCACTGGAAAAACGGTCTATCATATGATTATCCAGTGCATCGGCGCGGTCATCAATGTGGTTTTGGACCCAATTTTGATTTTTGGTCTGCTCGGCGCGCCGGCGTTGGGCGTGAAGGGTGCCGCCATTGCCACGGTCATCGGCCAGTGTACGGCCATGGCCATCGGCTTCCTGCTCAACTACAAACTCAATCATGATGTTCATTTTTCGGTGGCCGCGCTACGACCGGACAAAACCATCGTGCGCCGCATGTGCCGCATCGGCCTGCCGGCAGCCGCCGTGCAGGCGCTCTCGACCGCCATGACCGCTGGCATGAATGCCATCCTGATGCCGCTTAGTTCTTCTGCGGTCGGCTTCTTCGGGGTCTATTATAAGCTGCAAAACTTCTTATACATGCCCCTGTATGGGCTGACCAACACCATGGTACCCATCATTGGCTACAATCTGGGCGCGAAAAAATATGACCGCATCCGTGGGGTGACCCGCAATGCCGTTCTATTTGCGCTGGGGATCATGTGGGTCGGTTCTCTGCTGTTTTTGCTGTTCCCCCATGCGCTGCTGGCGCTGTTCGGCGAGGAAGGACTACGGTTTACCGGCGGCGTTCTGGCCATCCGTATCATTGCGCTGTCTTTCTTACCCTCTGCCATCACGCTGACACTGTGCGGCGTGCTGCAAGGACTGGGCCGCAGCGGAACTGCCCTGTTGGCCGCTGCGCTGCGGCAGCTGGTTTTGCTGCTGCCAGCCGCCTGGCTGCTCGGTCTTGTGGGCTTTCCAGTGCTCTGGTTTGCCTTCCCGCTCGCCGAGATCGTGACCCTGCCCATCGCCTGGCTGCTCAGCCGCCGGGTCTTTCGAGAGATCCCAGGACTCTAA
- a CDS encoding HD domain-containing protein, which produces MDSEFEQITCDILRDPLFLETRSFVHHGGENSVYDHSLATAKVAFSLAHRFGLTDDQVRSVTRAALLHDFFGYDWHGDWFKGYLRQFSGWQRFRHMHAFVHGDIAADRAHAHFGLSQRQRDAIASHMFPLCFSVPRSTEAWIITLADKIVASREMTQAAGYYAVSFFRKFIPAAQE; this is translated from the coding sequence ATGGACAGCGAATTCGAGCAGATCACCTGCGACATATTAAGGGACCCGCTCTTCCTGGAAACCCGTTCGTTTGTCCACCATGGCGGCGAAAATTCGGTGTATGACCACTCGCTTGCAACCGCCAAAGTGGCCTTTTCCTTGGCACATCGCTTTGGGCTTACGGACGATCAGGTCCGTTCGGTCACGCGGGCGGCACTGCTTCACGATTTCTTTGGCTATGACTGGCATGGGGATTGGTTTAAAGGCTATCTCCGGCAGTTCTCTGGATGGCAGCGTTTTCGGCACATGCACGCTTTTGTTCATGGCGATATTGCCGCCGACCGTGCACACGCTCATTTTGGGCTGAGCCAACGGCAGCGCGATGCCATTGCAAGCCACATGTTTCCGCTTTGTTTTTCCGTGCCCCGCTCGACCGAGGCGTGGATCATCACCCTGGCGGATAAAATCGTGGCTTCCCGCGAAATGACCCAAGCGGCAGGCTATTATGCGGTGTCCTTTTTCCGGAAATTCATTCCGGCGGCGCAGGAATAA
- the yqeC gene encoding selenium cofactor biosynthesis protein YqeC: MRLHQALQLSPGDTVAIIGAGGKTTALWRLAAERRDDGALITTSTHILRPSPDACDVFDSPDCWEALQAKLLPGQVVCAAYPGPEDKCTGLSPALFAAARAADTPILYEADGASKLPAKLHRSDEPVIYPDTDVVLILAGLRALDRPVGEVCHRFQLSPRMAQDPQRPFDPADLLETIRDSIRACGAAKEQLRILINQADTPNRLETARPVQETLQDEGYFVRTGCLRNPFWP; the protein is encoded by the coding sequence ATGCGGCTGCATCAGGCTCTTCAGCTTTCACCCGGCGATACGGTGGCGATCATTGGCGCGGGCGGTAAAACGACTGCCTTATGGCGTCTGGCCGCCGAACGGCGGGACGATGGCGCGCTCATCACCACCTCGACCCACATCCTCCGTCCGTCGCCGGACGCCTGCGATGTGTTCGATTCGCCCGATTGCTGGGAGGCGCTGCAAGCCAAATTGCTCCCTGGCCAGGTGGTCTGTGCGGCTTATCCTGGCCCGGAGGACAAGTGCACCGGTCTGTCCCCTGCCCTGTTCGCGGCCGCCCGGGCTGCGGACACGCCCATTTTATATGAGGCCGACGGTGCCAGCAAGCTGCCAGCCAAGCTGCACCGTTCGGATGAGCCGGTCATCTATCCGGATACCGATGTCGTATTGATCTTGGCCGGTCTGCGGGCGCTGGACCGCCCGGTCGGTGAAGTCTGCCATCGGTTCCAGCTTTCGCCTCGGATGGCACAGGACCCGCAGCGGCCTTTTGACCCTGCCGATCTGCTGGAAACCATCCGCGACAGCATCCGTGCCTGCGGTGCCGCCAAAGAACAATTGCGCATCCTTATCAATCAGGCCGATACCCCCAATCGTCTGGAGACCGCCCGCCCGGTCCAGGAAACCTTGCAGGACGAAGGATATTTTGTCCGAACCGGCTGCCTGCGCAATCCGTTTTGGCCATGA
- a CDS encoding amino acid ABC transporter ATP-binding protein has product MIDVKDLHKSFGDHEVLKGVNEHISKGEKVVIIGASGSGKSTFLRCLNLLEQPTSGTITFEGTDITDPKQDINRLRRKMGMVFQQFNLFPHLSVKENIKLAPVRLKIMSEADAEKKAMELLARVGLPDKADAYPRQLSGGQQQRIAIARALAMNPDVMLFDEPTSALDPEMVGEVLELMKELAEEGMTMVVVTHEMGFARSVATRVMFMDQGVIAEQNDPETFFDHPQHPRLKEFLSKVL; this is encoded by the coding sequence GTGATCGACGTTAAAGACCTACATAAATCGTTTGGGGATCACGAAGTGCTCAAGGGGGTCAATGAACATATCTCCAAGGGCGAAAAGGTGGTTATCATCGGTGCGTCCGGTTCGGGCAAATCGACTTTTCTGCGCTGCCTGAACCTGCTCGAACAGCCGACTTCGGGCACGATCACCTTTGAAGGCACCGACATCACCGACCCCAAGCAGGATATCAACCGCCTGCGCCGCAAGATGGGCATGGTGTTCCAGCAGTTCAATCTGTTCCCCCATCTGTCGGTCAAGGAAAACATCAAACTGGCTCCGGTCCGCCTCAAGATCATGAGCGAAGCCGACGCCGAGAAAAAGGCCATGGAACTGCTCGCGCGGGTTGGCCTGCCGGATAAGGCAGACGCGTATCCGCGGCAGCTTTCGGGCGGCCAGCAGCAGCGTATCGCCATTGCGCGAGCGTTGGCGATGAATCCGGACGTGATGCTCTTTGACGAACCGACTTCGGCACTCGACCCGGAAATGGTCGGCGAAGTGCTCGAACTGATGAAGGAATTGGCCGAAGAGGGCATGACCATGGTGGTCGTTACCCACGAGATGGGCTTTGCCCGTTCGGTGGCGACCCGCGTCATGTTCATGGACCAGGGCGTCATCGCCGAGCAGAACGACCCGGAAACCTTTTTCGACCATCCGCAGCATCCGCGTTTGAAAGAATTCCTCAGCAAAGTGCTGTAA
- a CDS encoding amino acid ABC transporter permease: protein MYVSEWLTARGDQLYGAFVEGDRWKLYFQGLGKTLQIAACAVILGIVIGIVIAIIKVSAAQQREKGKCNAILWLAEKICNLYLTVIRGTPVMVQLLIIYTGIFVTMTDGTLAAVVGFGINSGAYVAEIIRAGIQSIDRGQTEAGRSLGLTSGMTMRLIILPQAVRNILPALFNEFITLLKETSVAGYVAVQDVLKMATNIQNRVYNIAPLLITAVFYLVLVVLMTQVQKLIERRLAASDRR, encoded by the coding sequence ATGTATGTGAGTGAATGGCTGACAGCCCGCGGCGACCAGCTCTATGGTGCATTCGTAGAGGGTGACCGCTGGAAGCTTTACTTCCAGGGCTTGGGCAAGACCTTACAGATCGCAGCCTGTGCTGTTATCCTGGGTATCGTCATCGGTATTGTCATCGCAATCATCAAGGTGTCGGCCGCCCAGCAGCGGGAAAAGGGCAAGTGCAATGCGATCTTGTGGCTGGCCGAAAAGATTTGTAACCTGTATTTGACCGTCATCCGCGGCACGCCGGTCATGGTACAGCTTTTGATTATCTACACCGGTATTTTCGTCACCATGACCGACGGCACATTGGCGGCTGTGGTCGGTTTTGGTATCAACTCGGGCGCGTATGTGGCCGAAATCATCCGTGCGGGCATCCAGTCGATCGACCGCGGCCAGACCGAAGCCGGTCGTTCGCTCGGTCTGACGTCGGGTATGACCATGCGGCTGATCATCCTGCCGCAGGCGGTACGCAACATTCTGCCGGCGCTGTTCAATGAGTTCATTACACTTCTGAAGGAAACTTCGGTTGCCGGTTATGTCGCCGTACAGGATGTGCTGAAAATGGCGACCAACATCCAAAACCGTGTGTATAACATCGCGCCGCTTCTGATTACCGCGGTGTTCTATCTGGTGCTCGTCGTGCTGATGACCCAGGTACAGAAACTGATCGAAAGGAGACTGGCAGCCAGTGATCGACGTTAA
- a CDS encoding transporter substrate-binding domain-containing protein, translated as MKKKFALVLAALMMAGTLAACGGSNDQPAAGSSASTGSASSAGNSATPTVDAIKEKGEIVMLTNAQFPPFEYLADDGTVQGVDPDLAQAVADKLGVKLKIVDMDFDGIVTALKSGKGDFAAAGMTITEERLKEVDFTDEYVTSSQMVIVRSDSDLDGDKDALDAALSGKNIAVQQGTTGDWYASGDETTGSTIKDANVLQFKSAVEAGMNLANGKADAVIIDQKPAEAIVASQDGKLKMLETKLTDEQYAFAVQKGQEDLLAVINEVLAEYKGDKVDELINKHMGI; from the coding sequence ATGAAGAAGAAATTTGCGCTCGTTCTGGCTGCCCTGATGATGGCAGGCACGCTCGCAGCTTGCGGTGGCAGCAACGACCAGCCGGCAGCTGGCAGCTCGGCATCCACCGGTTCGGCATCGTCCGCAGGCAACAGCGCGACCCCGACCGTTGACGCAATCAAGGAAAAGGGCGAAATCGTCATGCTGACTAACGCACAGTTCCCGCCGTTTGAATATCTGGCAGATGACGGCACGGTGCAGGGCGTTGACCCGGATCTGGCACAGGCGGTTGCTGACAAGCTGGGCGTAAAGCTCAAGATCGTAGACATGGACTTTGACGGCATCGTAACCGCACTCAAGTCGGGCAAGGGCGACTTTGCGGCTGCTGGTATGACCATCACCGAAGAGCGTCTGAAGGAAGTTGACTTCACCGACGAATACGTTACCTCGTCGCAGATGGTCATTGTCCGTTCGGACTCCGACCTGGACGGCGATAAGGATGCACTGGATGCTGCTCTGTCCGGCAAGAACATCGCCGTACAGCAGGGCACTACGGGCGACTGGTACGCTTCGGGCGATGAAACCACCGGTTCGACCATCAAGGATGCCAATGTTCTGCAGTTCAAGTCGGCTGTGGAAGCTGGTATGAACCTGGCAAACGGCAAGGCAGATGCGGTGATCATTGACCAGAAGCCGGCCGAAGCCATCGTTGCTTCCCAGGACGGCAAGCTCAAGATGCTGGAAACCAAGCTGACCGACGAGCAGTATGCGTTCGCAGTACAGAAGGGCCAGGAAGATCTGCTGGCTGTCATCAACGAAGTACTGGCTGAGTACAAGGGTGACAAGGTCGATGAGCTGATCAACAAGCACATGGGCATCTAA